The Lutzomyia longipalpis isolate SR_M1_2022 chromosome 2, ASM2433408v1 DNA window CTGCTGTTATGACAAAGTGAAGAGCTGATGCGCTTAACCGGTGTTAATTCGTTAAAATTAACTCTGCGACatatgacaattttttaacATCATTGTCTTACAAATGTTTTCATTCCGCCTTCCATCGTAGCGCTCCCTTGGCTCACGATAGAGTCCCTCATCGTATGGGtgtttattgaaattctttggGGTAAATAAATCTCCCGGTAATCCTCAGATTACACATGTCAAAATGTCTACTTGGGCCCTCTCTGGATGGCATAAAGATGCAATCACAGGAACATCATCACACAGAGGCAGGCAATCAAGGTAGGTGCAAAGAAAGCGAGATGGTCCAAcaaagaatttacaaaattggCCCATTCATGATTACGTCTTACCCAATAATGAGTGGTAAGATCCCTTTTTGcccttaatttgtttttatttttgagaaatatttagtttaattaaacAGGACATTAAAATtacgttagaaaaaagaaaatgtttttctgattttcttaattcagaataaaaaaaatcaaggataTTTATCCCTCTTTTTCTGatatattgttttaatttttagcttcATTCGGTAAATCTTTATGGAAACGATTTTAatcagaattaattaaagatttgCCTTACATTTTGCAGACCTGAAGAAAGACACAATTATTATCTCCGAAACGTAGTACCAAACTTGGCTTAAGTATAAACTCacctataaatattttctctttaaatctttatttaacTTCTATATTTCATTACAGCTTCTTGCTAAATTTAAATCCAATCAACATTAATTAAGAAAGTTAGTAGAATATGAATAAATGCCATTTTAGTGTCAAATCACTTCTTAGCACGGCTCTTCTTGTCTCCATGAACCAATTTGCGGATCATCTGATTCATCTCGTAGGTTTTAAGAATCTCCCTGGCGCCTGCCAATGTATGATCATCTGCCTCAAAGAACATCCTTCGTAGTTCACCTGGAGCTTCCAGTACGAACTTATCAATTATTGCAATTGAGCGACTTTCCTCACTTCCTCCGAAGTTGCACCACATGGATTGTCCACATAgtctgaagaagaaattttccggggaCTCATTTGCTTCTGGCTTCATTGACCGAAAGATGTAGCGCTCCAAATGATCCGGTCTCTTGGGAGCGAAATAATTATCGAACTTTTGCAATGCCGCCTCATAGGGATTAATCGATTGAGCCTCATCTTCGGGGGGATCAATTATTGAAAGGTTACGGAAGAGAGTATGTAGCTGAACACCACCAAAGAGCAGCAAGAtagctttcaattttttcggGTCGGTTTCTCCAAGAATTACCAATGCATTTTCGAACCTCTCTTTCCAAATAGTCCAATCATCCCTGAGGACCTCCGTGCCCTGATTTTTCTCCCATTTAAAGGGAGCCAAATTGGAAAATGCCcaaaatgaattcatttttacctaaaaaaaaaatgttttgtttctttccggaaaagaatttatgaagaattttatttacttataaGTCTCAACCAAAATTTAACTCGTTTGTAAACCTTTCTAGCTCAAAGGATATCTTTTATTCCAACTAATGATTATTATTAACGTTATTAACCGATGAATAACttagggaaagaaaattatttcacagaACGGAAATGTCAGTGGCAGCTCGCGATCCTCGCGATAGAATGATCAAAAGTAGGGTTACGTAAGCGCCATCTGtgatttaaacaatttttgcgATCGCTCACtttggtgaaattaaatttcggtgaataattttcaaaattcttttaggaCGTTAAGTTTTGAgagtttttattgtttctttatcattaaagtttaaagatttaattattttttatcaaattttcgagtgaattaaaattgtttgaaaaaaaaaccctaaatatttaaaattttccaacaagtaaaataaaacaaactaatGGACCCAATTGCTCAAAATATTGATGATTTGATTATTTaaactatttataaaaatcttaacGTAAAATGCAACATTAAGCATACGTCGGAAAAAGTCAAAATGCAATTCCTTATATCAATCTCAACCAGTCTTGAGTGCACCACAAAAGCAACCAAAAGAAGTCCGTATGGGCAACATGAAGAGTTGAAGATAAGAACAATGTAACTCCTTTTGCAATGCCAGAATGGGTAGATTCACAAAGAGAAGTCTCACAGAGTCTTCCTCCTAAAGCAATTTCATTCATTGGTTTCAAGCAGTGAAACACGGCCAGAGAAGAACTGCCAAAGAGATGAACAAGAAATTCGCTCAAATTTACAATATATCCCCCGAAAGGTGAATGAGGGGCGATGGTTGAGGCACATCTCGAAGGTAAATTACTTGTTTGTAGAGAAGACATGAATTTCTTATCGCAGAAAGCGCATTCTAATGTCTTGTTCTTGTCGTTGGTGCCACGGAgggaaaaaggcaaaaaaaacgtGAGTTCTTTCCACcaaacaatttatttcctttcgCAAGAGCACTTGAAATTTTTGCTTGaacttttctcacacacaagtTCCCGCGGAAGGGGTGAGGCTGTGTtagtggtaaaaaaaagatgcaTGATGGGTCTGCGGGGCGAAGACAAAGAATTGGTTCCGGTGACAATGGCAACAAAATGTTCAAAGACATGCTCCGCAGCTTTGAGGGACTTTTTTCCCGGCACTCTTCCGACTTGTATTGTGAAATTGTTCAAATTGACAAAGATGTTCATAAATTATCGAGAAGAAGTTTCTATATACGGATTTAGTTTGCTTAGAAATGATGACTTAAGATGCTATAAGTTACCAAACTcgtgtattttctttttttttgtacatcaCCACAAATCCCAATGAAGATGTTTATGAATGAATCTCGCGTGAGAAATCTCATCATACACTTGCGTCACAGAGTAATGGAAAGTTTTGCtagaaattttatcatttatacAGGAGCACTGGTTTACGAATAAGTAATTTATcagtattaaatttttaatggtaaatttgataaaaatatttccccgCTAGAGGGGATTGAATTTCAGAGGTGACATCtagtgttatttttttctctgtaaatatttttggtaataaagttaatttaataaaattgagggATTTCCTAATTTTACTAAACctctttaaattgaaaaacaactttaaaatcctttaatattttctccgCTAGAGAGGCTAAGTTTAAGTAGTGCCATCTGAcgtcaaaattaattgagcaATAGCATCTTCAATAAGTTCCCGTTGGcacaataaataaacaaacatctttatggattttagcatcaaattttgcaagaaaaaaacttgttaGTTGACAAAGAAAACTACACGTTAGGAAGAGGAAATGGCAAATTCACACATTGTCTATGTCCAAAATAATCGCTTCCTTTGAAGATGAATCTTTCACGGCGTGCGCTAAAGGAGGCGCAAGACTATATTTTTATTGGTTTGTTTACCCTAGCTGAGTGATCCAAAATCAACAAGCactgaatattatttttcacattcaacAAAAATAGTTATCTCTTTATTGGTTCAGAGTGGCGACGGGAAGAGCCCTCTCCGCAAATATTTACCTTCTGGTGATCGCACCCACAAATTTCTACAATATCTGCCGAAGCGCCTGCAGGTTTAACATGCGGAATATATTTTCGCAGATAGGTGCAAAttcacctaaaaaaaaaagaacttcgcACTTTGCAAGGCTTCACGCTCTTCAGGGGCTGCTAATGCGTCCCGAAAGAAATGAGCACGCGATCTTAGAGAGTTGATATCTTTTTGGCAACCTTCTTTGAACCTTTTGCTTCTTTCTCTCATCAGTCAATAATGGAACCATCACTTTTTACGAATGATCTGTTTGCTTCGACCATCAAAAATCTGTTTCGGTGCGAATTGACTGACATGTCGGCACTTTTTgagttatatacatatatattattttctcaataaaaagaTGAGCTGAGCAAAAGAGATGCTCCTCATAagcattgaagaaaaaaaaagaggaaatacaTTCGAAGCGgaaagtttgaattttctcgaGAGGTTGTGGCAGAAGATCCCTCGTTGATTGGGTGTCTTTGTTCGTACACCTCTCTTTGGCACTTGGGGGTATTAATTCAATTACTagtaaaacaaatttttgaacaTGTAAATTaatggattaattttttgggGTGTAAATCACCGAAAAATCCATGTTTAAAATATAAGGCACGAAAGATAAAATACGGAAAATCATCAATCGTTAAAAATGATTGATGGATCAATGGTCATCTACCGAACAAACATTGATTTCCCTTCAAGCAACCATTAGtcatatttttcatctcattctCTTTTTCTATCTCACGGATATGTGGTGCCTTCTTGCTCTCCTTTTGCGGGTGGAGTGATGAACGCGTCCCGCCGAAAAAAACCAAACACAGTCCATGAAGATTGTGCGAGGAGAAGGCTTTCCGCCTTATCTTTGGGAtacaagaagaaaacaaatgaCCGACAGTCTTGATGGACATGGaggataaaaattttcaacatgaCACTATCACATAAATATGATCATTGCACGATCACAACAAtgttgattgatttttcagaCGCTCCAAATCGATCGCAATGCAGCCGCATAAATCGCAAATGGCAGCATCACATGTTAAGCGGAAACAGACACACACACTCCATTTccataaaacaatttatttagtgATCGGTGATCGTCAGATCGCCTTAGAGATCGCCCCATACCATACGGCGCGCGATAGATTCTAAATGCGGAGACTTTGGCCTGTGTGCCAATATGGAATGTTTGTTGTGTGCCCCAAGAATGGACAAATGGCTGGAGGTGGGAGAGAAATCAAAAGATCGAGTGACGATGGGGCCTTGTGGCCTGATCCTGCGTGATCGAACTGTGTCCATCACTGTGGTCCACCGGGgtgttgtgaattttcaagGAAGGAAGGGAGCCATCATAAATTACGGGACGCGATAAATCAATTGGACGATGGGCCGTATATCAAAATGAGGCATTGATTTCAAAACGAAAGGCGACTATATCGATCATTAGCACGCCAGTGATTGATCTGCGAGCCGAATTGATTCTCGCCGAGGGGTTAACTTAGTTAGAGACCCGCGTAGGTAACCCCGGCGGGATATCGCGAGACCCACCAACTGACGAGAAGCTCAATGAGCACCATGGCAGGGGGCTCGTGAATCAATTGGCGGATGCAAGACATTCCAACTGAGAATTAATTGCCGGCTAATTgactaaattatatttttttgccaattGAAGATATTCACGCAGAGGAAAAGAATGagaggaaaatgtggaaaattctactaaaattcggaaaaaatgaaatgttattaaagcagagaaaacttttaaattaaagttttaagtACATCTTATGGGTCTTTGAAAACcattaaaattgtgaaaggagtttattcgtttttgtatggaaaatccatttgagagaaaattcaagactCGCATAGTCTACAAGAGAAATaggaaagaataagaaaatcgtTATAGAGATCTCCTATTTTTCAATGGGAGCTGGGCGAAAGCCGACAAatatttgctttaaaaatgtaaacaatgacgtcacaaaggttatttttagttgttttaatgcatgaaacatttgtGCTAATactttctcaataattttaaaacatggaatattttatgcttaataaaaaatattcttcttagaacattttttttatacatcactacaaatacaaaaaaaaacacaaaataaaaagcaaaactataaataaaccaacttttaattgaataaatagaaGCTACATGGAACTAGAATAATTCTAAAGCAAGAGGCgtcatcataaaaataaacagcAAATACAATGTTTACACCAAAGTGTTTTCTCGGTCTACGATGCACAGCAAAACTCAATTACTATGGGACCCCCAGCATAGTCCAATAATTTCTCTGTAATCTCAACTCCTTATTATTTATATTGTCATTGCTGCAGTGAACCACATATGCGGACGGAAAGTGATTTTGTTGGTAACAGCGAGCCCCCACTTTGGGCACGGCGAGGAAATGTGCACCAAAGTGATTCTTATAGcgcttttaaattgaaaattgcacgCTACTCACACGCTTTGTCGTCTCTGATGTTGTTTAATGTCACGTATTTATTATCACAATTAGATGATGTTGGCGCTGGGTGCTATGGTGAACGACACAGAGGCACGCGGGGAATATTTTCAATGCTGCATACGAGCACCGCAGTCGGGCTACAAAGCGACACCATTCTTGCGGGTTTTGtagataaatttatatatttcgtGGCCGCGTGTTGAACTCGAATTACGAAGTGAATGCTGGCGAATCTGCATGAGGTTGCATCTTTTATTGTGACTATCGTTATCACATACATTTGCGCCACacacaagaatatttttcagagCTCACCTTGGGACGAAAGTTTTGAGTGCCAAGCAGATTGCCGGGTACTAAATCCGCGGCAGGAGAGAGATACCCACCAAGGAGGGAGTATATATAGTATTGATTTGGATGCAGCTTACTGATgttatttattattacaaCTGTGGCACCAATGGCCTATGCGCGTACATGCAGAAGAGTTATTACTAATTGATTAAGTGGAAATACTATAAGAAGCTGTCTCGGTATTGTATTGaatgatattttattgctGCAAAATTGATGGGAAGCGAATGTATCGCGAAATCGCTATGGCAAAGTGATCAAATGCGGGGGATTTTGCGCACAAAATTCTCTTCGTCACATATTCCAATACAAATTAACAAAGGTGTTTTGCAGCATTTGTAGAGGGGTAGGGAGGGAATAATGTTTTTAGTGTGACACTGATTGCAGGTGGCATGACCTTTTGTATTTATGTCAAGTTAGCtgcaatttttctctgaataCTTTCAACTCGATTGAAAATTTCGGGTTCGTCGTCTATTTTGTTGAAGtctttcgtttaaaaaaatgcaaaaactgcaatttttctttgctaaataCCTCGGATAGGCCAATGAACAATTTTGCAATGACTATTATGAtgtttacattattttttaaacataaaggagtttattcgtttctatatgagaaaattctataatCGAGAATACAGTCAGATTCACGCAGttttttagaagagaaaacgagaaattgtcaaaaaaaaacttcttatttACGAATAAATccttctataattttttttctaaattcatCACCCTTTAAATGCAATAGCCTGTAAAATAGGAAAAGTTGAGAAGATCAggttcttgaatattttaatttaatggaaGTCAAGAgccttaagtttttttttcggatttttccatcttcaacgtttttttttgcaaaatggtCAGTCCAAATCAAGCCCATGCCGCCCATGTTCAGTGATTGCCAAATGGGTGGGAAAGACTGAATTCCCAGAAGTATCACCGTGCGAGTGACTTGAAGGGAAAAGTATCTTTCTGTCCCTAATTGTGGGGTCTCATgtgtggtgcaaaattgtCGGTTGAATTGGGCAAGAAGGAGTTCacaaatcaaatcaatttagTTGTCAATAGATGTGTGTCGTGGCCGTGTTGGGGGCTCGAGTAGAGGCACAAAATGGGTAAAAGGAGgtataggaaaaaaagatgATATCGGAGAGTCCGTGAGaacttttatgtatatttcacAGTTTCCTTCTCGGGACAGACCTCGTGAATGCCATTAAATATTGCGCCgcgagaagaaaaagagatagATGGAGGCAGAGAGTTGGTGAATTTGATGGTCAGAACAATGGATGCATAAGTAATTTGTATCGAATTAAATGATCAACGTgcaatttgattttctctctatattcGTCGTCTGGGCACTGCGCGAGACCCACCAATACCGATGCTGAGGGAAAGGTCTTCCATGATGGGCTCAAGACGAACGATTGAGAGAAACAATGGCATATCCCTTTCCTTTCCGCATTATATAGTATTTCCCGTTGCAGagttaattttgcattttgtgatgtttttttttatgttttattttgtctGGTCTTTTGCCTGGTCAATTCAATGGATTCAGTTTTCAATGAGCGACTTTTACACACTTCATTATTCCTTTCTATCAATCATTCGCCGATACTTGGACACGCTTTTCAAACCATATCATCGCGTACTTTTACACTCAATAGCGCGTGATGTTGATGGACaacaatagaacgatttacaaaaattataacgctgcacagcaacaacaacactGTTGAATCACCCGTCAGTGTTCCCCCAAAAAGAGCCCACGGAGATGaatgtaagaagaaaaaatagctGGAGaggagagagagtgagagcaAAAGGAATGTGAGACGGTGGTGGATGAAAAGAAGGTGGACTTCGGGGGGATATGAAACAAAATACCGAAACAAGCGATTGGTATCTTTTATGGGTTTGAGATATTTAATTGTATTATTATATTCCTCATCATCGATTGTGTGTCTGCCATGGGAGATATTGAGAGCCCCGGAAAAAAGAGGAGAAGAAGATCATCGAGTGCCCACCAAAAATCATCGATAAACCGCGGTGGGCTCACGACAACaatgtgatgatgatgattgtGCTGATGGAGCAAAAGACCCCGCGCGCCAATCAATCGAGCtctgggaaaaaaaaagatgaaaagaaaagcatttCAAATAGCATTTTTCGCATTCTTCATCTccaaagaagaatttccacCATAATGTAGCCCACCAAATTCCTTGTCTTTACACCCAATAGATATGCGCCTTTTTTGCTGCCCTGGTGCCTTCTCAATACAATCAAATAAATCCTCTTCAGATGTTAGTCGCGTGTTCGCCTCATGGCATCGGCGATTAAACATGAATTTGTGCTGTTGAAGGAAATCTTGtctggaatttcttttaatgatcGAACAAGCCGAACCTTTCGAGACTATGGGCGCTTAGAGACATGAGCCAAACCAATATGGATATGCTTCATATAAAATGGGAATAGTCGTtcaatgtggaaaaaaaagcggAACAGATGTTGATCTATCGTCATTACTTTTGTAACAAGCCATAATGAGTAAACTATGATGGTGTTCAGAATACCAAGAGAAGCGCACTTCCTCCACCCACATATTTCAAGAGCTTTCAATTAGTTGGACGTTTTGGATGTTTTTTGAGCAGctcaatttttgaatgaaaattaatttctttttacaatttaactCTTAGCTGAGCCTCAAGATTAGGGTAAATATTTGATGGCTTGAGTTTAATAATATAACAACTTGGTCCATCTTTATCTATTTTTATGCCAAAATTATCAGTTagttcaataaaagaaaaatggtgacgtcattataTGAATTTTTGGACAACTCGATCTGGAATAAcgttttcttattcattttttctatcTTTCTATCATACAGGAACATATGATCGTCTTTAAAGTGCAGAATAAGTACAAAATaagatcaaaaaataattaaaaatttatataaaaatcaaatttttactttttcaaaaaatcttttcatttattctgtTACatagattaattttcaacagTTATATGAAGAAGGAGAATAAATTGTTACAAAAGACTTAAACCAAAACTAGGTTGCAGTGTCAAAAGTTCAGGCTAAGATTATGCGCTTCttagttaaaatttattgactgTTTTGCGTTAACCTAAACCCCTTTTGTGGTGTGTGCTAAAAGTTGGATTTTAAAGATTCCTCAATGTGTGTTCCCGAATCTTAAAGACGTCATCCCACGCACAGCTGAACGAAAAGATTGGTGAGGTACAAAAAAGTCGATTAACACCATTGTTGAACAAACAAATTGGAATTATTAGTGGCTCTTATTAGGTGTTGTATATGCAAATAATGGCAAGTTGTTACACTATGTCGATCTCAGTGTGAGAGAAATTGCTGAGGTCCATCTGGAGGTGGTATGGATCGCCGCAATCACCATGTTGGAGGAGAAGATTCGATGAACGCTTTCAGCATCTTCATTCATATCCCATGGCCGCCAAGTGCTGAGGTGATTTTCTCGCAGTGTGGCCAGAGCTGCGGAGAGACAGggcgagattttttttccttctttcaaCGGGGCTGAGAGATGCTGAATTTGAACCCATGGGTCGAGATTTTGCCTTGCGGCTCTTCACAGCGGGTCCATCTAAAACGCCCTCGCATATTTGCGTTCTCGCCGTGGCTTTATGGAACTCATCATATATGAATCTATTCCCATTGCGCCTCACATATGAATATAAACAgataatgcaataaatttatttataacacAACTCGTGTGGATATTCCACTCGCGGATCATTCTTGCGCCCTGTGTCTGTGTGCTTGAGCTTTTTTGGACCAACTCTCCACCTTGTGTTTTCTCCGGGCAACACAGCAACCTCAAACATGTCACGAAATCCAACACACAGTTCCATTGTCGGGAACGCAGCCGCCCTCGCGCCCCTTTTTCGATTATGACGCGCGCGcggactttttttcttacacaagcttacatacatacctatCATGttgtacacatacatataatgcAAACtggacgaaaaaaaaaggtattcGATGCAACTctataaaaattccacaattttttCCCCGCTCGTTCCGCACCCAATTGGGCTCCAAGAGATTGGTGGATGATTGTAAAAGAGCAAGAAAAGTACACGCGCCAGGCAATAAAACTCAAATTTCAACTATTAAAATGCATTACGGCACACTCGATGGTCGTTCTCG harbors:
- the LOC129791047 gene encoding uncharacterized protein LOC129791047 yields the protein MNSFWAFSNLAPFKWEKNQGTEVLRDDWTIWKERFENALVILGETDPKKLKAILLLFGGVQLHTLFRNLSIIDPPEDEAQSINPYEAALQKFDNYFAPKRPDHLERYIFRSMKPEANESPENFFFRLCGQSMWCNFGGSEESRSIAIIDKFVLEAPGELRRMFFEADDHTLAGAREILKTYEMNQMIRKLVHGDKKSRAKK